A window of Candidatus Angelobacter sp. contains these coding sequences:
- a CDS encoding mandelate racemase/muconate lactonizing enzyme family protein: MKIAQVTCQILRVESVQKKTASCQDVALVRVRTDDGLEGIGEADASPEVIKAIIDAPYSHNIACGLREILIGENPLETERLWQKMNRRTMYFGRSSVTICAMAAVDMALWDLKGKYFKQPIHRLLGGKQHDRIKAYASVLFGRDGRQTKEIGQRWVEAGYQAVKFGWEPMGQSEALDIELVRGAREGVGDEATLLIDAGCIWDARTALNRVHAFAESKIGWLEEPLRPGDVEGYAWLRDRSPVSIAAGEQECGRESFRPLIDRRALDVYQVDLSRNGFTDAAYIRARVEEIGARLCNHCYTSPITVAASLHWLCTCRDAFIFEDCVDDSPMRHELTREKLQAKDGWISMPDGPGLGITLNEKFIKKYLVAESGL; this comes from the coding sequence GCACTGATGATGGACTGGAAGGCATCGGGGAGGCGGACGCGTCCCCGGAAGTCATCAAGGCCATCATTGACGCACCCTACAGCCACAACATCGCCTGCGGTCTGCGTGAAATTCTGATCGGGGAAAACCCGCTGGAAACAGAGCGGCTCTGGCAAAAAATGAACCGGCGCACGATGTATTTCGGCCGCAGTTCCGTGACCATTTGCGCAATGGCTGCGGTGGACATGGCGTTGTGGGACCTCAAGGGGAAATATTTCAAGCAACCAATCCATCGCCTGCTCGGCGGCAAGCAGCACGACCGCATCAAGGCCTATGCTTCTGTCCTCTTCGGCCGCGACGGCCGGCAAACGAAGGAGATCGGCCAGCGATGGGTCGAGGCCGGCTATCAGGCCGTGAAATTCGGTTGGGAGCCGATGGGCCAAAGCGAAGCGCTCGACATCGAACTGGTCCGCGGCGCGCGCGAAGGTGTCGGCGATGAGGCCACTTTATTGATCGACGCCGGCTGTATCTGGGACGCGCGCACCGCCTTGAACCGCGTCCATGCGTTCGCAGAGTCCAAGATTGGATGGCTGGAGGAGCCGTTGCGCCCCGGTGACGTGGAGGGTTATGCGTGGCTGCGCGACCGCTCGCCGGTATCGATCGCCGCGGGCGAGCAGGAATGCGGACGCGAATCATTTCGCCCGTTGATCGACCGACGCGCGCTGGATGTTTATCAAGTCGATCTCTCGCGAAATGGTTTCACTGACGCTGCCTACATTCGAGCCCGCGTCGAGGAAATCGGCGCGCGTCTCTGCAACCATTGTTATACCAGCCCGATCACCGTAGCGGCGAGTCTTCACTGGCTTTGCACCTGCCGCGACGCCTTCATCTTCGAGGATTGTGTCGATGACTCGCCGATGCGCCACGAATTGACGCGCGAGAAACTTCAGGCGAAGGACGGATGGATTTCGATGCCTGACGGTCCCGGTCTCGGCATTACGCTCAACGAGAAGTTCATCAAAAAGTATCTCGTCGCAGAATCCGGCCTGTAA